TATAACCACTACCCAAACAAATTAAACCCTTCTTTAATGTTTTTTTATATTTAGAAGTTGATAAGTATTTAACTTGATCAATATAAGGAATCGTTTTTAGCTTTTTTATTAAATCATCAAACTGATGATTTAATTCAAATTCATAATAATGATTGATTGGTTGATTGTTGTATTTTTTAATATCTAACAACTTAAAAAAGTAAGCATGAGCTCCATTTTGATTGAAGTCATAAGCAGTGTGTAATGCTAAAAAACTACGGTTATTTTTAAAAAAATCATCGTATGCTTGCTTGATAAAATTATCAGTTTTTAAATCATTTTTATCAATAAACATCGGGTGGTGTGAAATGATCAAATTAACATTGTGTTTTTTAACAATGTTGAAATTAAAACGATCATAATCAGCACAAATTAACACTTTTGTTAATTTGTTTTTTAAATTTTTATGATTAATCAATTTGGCATTATCAAATGCCAATTGGTTTTTTAGCGGGAATGATTTTAATAAAAAATCCGTAATTTTTTTAACTTGCATATTTTGATAAGAATGTTTGATATTCTTTTAATGCAATTGTTTGAAGTTTTGATCTAGCTGTTTCAGGAATATTATTAATTAAAGCTTTTTGTTCTTTAACATAACCAATTAATTCTTCACTTATCTTATCTTTTAGAATTGGGCCTAAAACATAATCAGTATTTGAATATGAAAAATCATTATCAACTTTAATTGCTTTGATAATTAAATAATAATGTTTATTTTCATAAATAATCAGTTCATCAATAATTTGGTAATGATTTTTTAATAAGAAATATCTTAATTTAATGTGGTTTCTTTCTGGTTGTAAAATAAGGGTTTTTAATTCCACAACTGAATTAGAGATAATATCAGTAATTTTAGAAACACCCATTCCAGCAATCACGCAGTAATCAATCGAATTTTTGATTGATAAATTCTTTAATCCATCATTAACAATATTAATGATACGATCTTTGCCTGCAATTTTTTTGGTATTAGAAATTGCTTGTTTTAATGGTTCTAGATTGATATCAATATTTAATACGTATTCTGTTCGATTACTATTAATTAATTCAACCCCTAAATGTCCGTGATCACATCCTA
The Mycoplasma sp. E35C DNA segment above includes these coding regions:
- a CDS encoding Nif3-like dinuclear metal center hexameric protein → MQVKKITDFLLKSFPLKNQLAFDNAKLINHKNLKNKLTKVLICADYDRFNFNIVKKHNVNLIISHHPMFIDKNDLKTDNFIKQAYDDFFKNNRSFLALHTAYDFNQNGAHAYFFKLLDIKKYNNQPINHYYEFELNHQFDDLIKKLKTIPYIDQVKYLSTSKYKKTLKKGLICLGSGYSSNQQDIDLFKNYDILITGDLKWSAWINAINHDINVIDIGHNVESIFIDHLNDLLKSHFNKQLDDQKIILGHNQFKIINK
- a CDS encoding class I SAM-dependent methyltransferase, whose protein sequence is MTQKIKAIAKLIDNAFLVADVGCDHGHLGVELINSNRTEYVLNIDINLEPLKQAISNTKKIAGKDRIINIVNDGLKNLSIKNSIDYCVIAGMGVSKITDIISNSVVELKTLILQPERNHIKLRYFLLKNHYQIIDELIIYENKHYYLIIKAIKVDNDFSYSNTDYVLGPILKDKISEELIGYVKEQKALINNIPETARSKLQTIALKEYQTFLSKYAS